The stretch of DNA TAAATTTTTCGAAGTAAATATGGATAATCTTCATCCCAGAAAGAAATGATTTGAGTTTTATTTTTTTCGGATAGTAAAATTTGACGCTCGGCAAATGGAAGAAAATTATTCTCTTCAGCTTCTCGTAAAATTCTTTTGCTAATTGTAGAATTGATACCTTCTATTGAATTAAGTTCGGTGAAATCAGCATCAAAGACATCATGAAGAGAGGAAAAATTAGAAACTAGTGTTCTGAGTTTGTTTACTCCAATCCCCTCGATTTTTGATAATTGAAGGATTTTTAAGTAATCGTTTGAGGTAAAAGCAGTCATGACCTCTTAATAAAAAATTATTTTTTAATTTCTAATTGATCAACAACTGCCACAATAACACTGTGGACAGGTGCGTTTTTATGCCCTAAAATTTGTTGCGCCGCATCTCCTTCTTGAGTTACAAGTACGATATCGTTCACTCCAGCATCCACAAAATCTAAAGCAATTAAATCTTTTTCCCCTTTTAAATTTAAATTAAGATCAACTGGATGAACAATCAAATGCTTATGAGAAATAAGATGCTTATTTTTTTGAGTCGAGACTAAGGTTCCGGTTACCCTACCAAGAATCATTTATTATCTGAACTTGAAACTAATTTTGCAGATTTCTTTTTTGCAAATATCCCGAATGGAAAAATTAAGAAATATGCAACTCCTAAAATAATAGGAGATATATACAGTGCCGCCGTGCTATCCCAAGGCTGGGTGGTCATTACGACGAATCCAACAAAAATTAATGCGAAACCAATTGCAAATATCAAAAAGCTTTTCTTGCCAAGTGGGATATTAAATAAATCAGCTCTCTTCTTTTGCAGAACTGTTTTTTTTATTTTTTTGACCATATTAAATCCTGCATCATATATTAAATAAATAGCCCAGTGTTGGGGGAACCACTGGGCCGACCATCTTACTGTATAATGAACAGTAACCACAAAGGTCTACCGTAAATTTATAAATAGATATTATCTAATTCAAGAGTAATTATTCTTTGAGATTTGATAGACAATCTTTCTTATGGTATCGAATTGTAAATATGGATACTCCTCACGAATATTATCTATTGCATCTCCTGCACTAATTCTATTTGCTCGTAACTCTTTGAATTTTTTTCTGATTTGATAATCTCTGACGGCTTTTTCATCGACCAAGTTATGCTCTTTTAACAAAGCATAAATATCATCCGAAATTAAAT from Ignavibacteria bacterium encodes:
- a CDS encoding ethanolamine utilization protein EutN codes for the protein MILGRVTGTLVSTQKNKHLISHKHLIVHPVDLNLNLKGEKDLIALDFVDAGVNDIVLVTQEGDAAQQILGHKNAPVHSVIVAVVDQLEIKK